In the genome of Planctomyces sp. SH-PL62, the window GCGAGCGAGCCGGCCCGGGTCGCCGGGCGGGAGCCGGGGATGGATGAGGAGGGGCGAGGCGACCGGGGGCCGCCGAGACGGCAGGCGTGACCTAAGATTCGGTTGAGGGGGGTTCGTCACCGCCCAGAGATCCAGCCGGGAAGGACAGAGCGGACATGAGCAGACGACTCGCCGCCTCGCCGCGGAGGGACGGTCCGGAGCGGGCGGGCGCCACGAACTACTTTCAGCGGGTCGTCGATGCTCTGCTGACCCACATCGCCGTTCTCCGGCCCGACGGCGAGATCGTCGCGGTGAACGCCGCGTGGAGCGAGTTCGCGGCCCGGAACGGGCTGGCCCCGAGTCGCTGCGGGCCGGGGATGAACTACCTTCGCGTCTGCGAAGGAGCTTCCGACGCCGGTTGCGAGGAGGCCCGCCTCGTCGCCCGGGGCCTCCGCGACGTCGCGCGGGGCCGCGTGCCGGACTTCCAGCTCGAGTACCCCTGCCACTCCCCGACCCAGCCCCGCTGGTTCCTCGTCCGCGCGACGCGGTTCGTCATCGATTCGCAGGTCTCCCTCGTGGTCATGCACGACGACGTCACCGAGCGGAAGCTCGCCGAGCTGGAGCTGCGGAAGGCGAATCACGCGCTCGAGGCGCAGGTCGTCACCGACGGCCTCACAGGCGCGAGCAACCGGCGCCTTTTCGACCAGGTGCTGAGCCTGGAGTGGAGTCGCCACGTCCGCACCGGGGCGCCGCTCTCGATGCTCCTGCTCGACGTGGACCATTTCAAGCGATACAACGACCTCCACGGCCACCTCGCCGGCGACGACTGCCTGCGCGAGGTCGCCCGGACGCTCCTGGGGTCGATCCGACGGCCCGGGGACGTCGCGGCCCGCTACGGCGGCGAGGAGTTCGCCGCGATCCTCCCCCGGACCGACCGCGCCGGGGCCCTCGCCGTGGCCGCGATCGCGATGGAACGGCTGCGGCTCCGGGGGCTGCGGCACGCCGCGCCGGGGGCCGGCCCGCTTGTCACGATGAGCGTCGGTTGCGCCACGATCGTCCCGACCAGGAACGTCCTCCCCAGCGAACTCGTCTCTCGGGCCGACCGGGCCCTCTACGCCGCCAAGCAAGCCGGGCGCGACCGGATCGTCGCCTTCGACGGGTGACGAGCCCGAGACGCCGTCGCTTTCCGACCCCCTCGGCTCGCCGGTCCCTCCGGCCGGCTCGCGTCCGGATCCTCGACGAGGCCGGGGCCCGGCGGTGGCGCCGTCCCTGGCGCCTGGCGATCTCGGCGGCCCGATCGGGAGGCGGCGCCCCCCGGGTGCGAGACCTCCCGTTTCCTGGAGGCCCGCGATGTCGGCTTGCGGCCGCTTGACGATCTCGATCGTTTCGTCGACGAGGCGATTTCATTCGTGGGCT includes:
- a CDS encoding GGDEF domain-containing protein, with translation MSRRLAASPRRDGPERAGATNYFQRVVDALLTHIAVLRPDGEIVAVNAAWSEFAARNGLAPSRCGPGMNYLRVCEGASDAGCEEARLVARGLRDVARGRVPDFQLEYPCHSPTQPRWFLVRATRFVIDSQVSLVVMHDDVTERKLAELELRKANHALEAQVVTDGLTGASNRRLFDQVLSLEWSRHVRTGAPLSMLLLDVDHFKRYNDLHGHLAGDDCLREVARTLLGSIRRPGDVAARYGGEEFAAILPRTDRAGALAVAAIAMERLRLRGLRHAAPGAGPLVTMSVGCATIVPTRNVLPSELVSRADRALYAAKQAGRDRIVAFDG